The following proteins are co-located in the Bombus pascuorum chromosome 3, iyBomPasc1.1, whole genome shotgun sequence genome:
- the LOC132905605 gene encoding SH3 domain-binding glutamic acid-rich protein homolog isoform X1 → MVVKVYISGISGNKEVKKRQQRVLMILDSKNVEYETIDITEPGKEMEKEFMQSNGIARDSKYPLPPQIFNEDEYCGDYEDFDLANEMDELEEFLKVEPPASGKENVPDSNQSEEIQENGNTTSREPSTDKEAAAIQAESVEERTTLPSENVQSDEPKSIENDGETKPEEDTTEHTEENVEKNEEKSGDQEKEE, encoded by the exons ATGGTCGTTAAAGTCTACATATCGGGTATCAGCGGCAACAAGGAA GTGAAAAAGAGGCAACAACGAGTATTGATGATATTAGATAGCAAAAATGTAGAGTATGAGACAATTGATATAACAGAACCAGGGAAGGAGATGGAAAAGGAATTTATGCAATCTAATGGTATTGCGAGAGATAGTAAATATCCATTACCTCcacaaatatttaatgaagATGAATACTGTGGG GATTATGAAGATTTTGATTTGGCAAATGAAATGGATGAATTGGAAGAATTTTTGAAAGTAGAACCACCTGCTagtggaaaagaaaatgttcctGATTCAAATCAAAGTGAGGAAATTcaagaaaatggaaatactACAAGTCGAGAG CCTTCCACAGACAAAGAAGCAGCTGCAATACAAGCAGAAAG TGTTGAAGAAAGAACAACTTTACCAAGTGAAAATGTACAGTCAGATGAACCTAAATCTATAGAAAATGATGGTGAAACAAAACCTGAAGAAGATACTACGGAACATACagaagaaaatgttgaaaaaaacgaagagaaatcTGGTGACCAAGAGAAAGAAGAGTAG
- the LOC132904892 gene encoding large ribosomal subunit protein eL43: protein MAKRTKKVGITGKYGTRYGASLRKMVKKMEITQHSKYTCTFCGKDAMKRSVVGIWSCKRCKRTVAGGAWVYSTTAAASVRSAVRRLREVKEQ, encoded by the exons ATG GCTAAACGCACGAAGAAGGTTGGAATCACTGGTAAATATGGTACTCGATATGGTGCCTCTCTCAGAAAGATGGTTAAGAAGATGGAAATTACCCAGCACAGCAAATACACCTGCACCTTCTGTGGCAAG gATGCTATGAAACGGAGTGTAGTGGGTATCTGGTCCTGCAAACGTTGCAAGAGGACTGTTGCTGGAGGTGCATGGGTATATTCAACAACAGCTGCTGCTTCTGTTAGATCTGCTGTCAGGAGGTTACGTGAAGTTAAAGAAcagtaa
- the LOC132905605 gene encoding SH3 domain-binding glutamic acid-rich protein homolog isoform X2 — protein sequence MILDSKNVEYETIDITEPGKEMEKEFMQSNGIARDSKYPLPPQIFNEDEYCGDYEDFDLANEMDELEEFLKVEPPASGKENVPDSNQSEEIQENGNTTSREPSTDKEAAAIQAESVEERTTLPSENVQSDEPKSIENDGETKPEEDTTEHTEENVEKNEEKSGDQEKEE from the exons ATGATATTAGATAGCAAAAATGTAGAGTATGAGACAATTGATATAACAGAACCAGGGAAGGAGATGGAAAAGGAATTTATGCAATCTAATGGTATTGCGAGAGATAGTAAATATCCATTACCTCcacaaatatttaatgaagATGAATACTGTGGG GATTATGAAGATTTTGATTTGGCAAATGAAATGGATGAATTGGAAGAATTTTTGAAAGTAGAACCACCTGCTagtggaaaagaaaatgttcctGATTCAAATCAAAGTGAGGAAATTcaagaaaatggaaatactACAAGTCGAGAG CCTTCCACAGACAAAGAAGCAGCTGCAATACAAGCAGAAAG TGTTGAAGAAAGAACAACTTTACCAAGTGAAAATGTACAGTCAGATGAACCTAAATCTATAGAAAATGATGGTGAAACAAAACCTGAAGAAGATACTACGGAACATACagaagaaaatgttgaaaaaaacgaagagaaatcTGGTGACCAAGAGAAAGAAGAGTAG